The following proteins are co-located in the Acidicapsa acidisoli genome:
- a CDS encoding tyrosine-type recombinase/integrase, producing the protein MRGKERQTFQHGWIVRKARSKGPDVWVLRWREGDADKSRTLGTTQQLRTRTEAQREASKFTAEINNSIEIATFGQLARRYLQEAIPERHSTAGPLRSMLTGRILPEWENVRVVDMAKDPMAVEQWIKGLQTKPRKKGEKPRDLAPKSKLHTRAVMHRLFEYAMRWRYLDCQRNPMGLIELKGTNRRVRPIYLLTAQQYYAVLSHLAPHVRLMTVLAMNTGMRVSEILGLKWTDIDFERATLTIERSVVGKYEDETKTLASASVLPLHELLIQELRAWQAREKDVNGWLFGNIDTGRPYHADSLRQDHLAPAGKKAGIPNLGWHNFRHTYRARLGSSGVTPEVQQKLMRHSSIDMTMKYGQNHMLDSTRPANAKLIEELLAAGALSDAPLLRPQIL; encoded by the coding sequence ATGAGAGGTAAAGAGCGGCAAACCTTCCAGCATGGCTGGATCGTTCGGAAAGCCCGCAGCAAAGGACCGGATGTATGGGTGCTTCGCTGGCGGGAAGGAGATGCGGACAAGTCACGGACCCTGGGCACGACGCAGCAGCTCCGCACCAGGACAGAAGCGCAGCGGGAGGCTTCAAAGTTCACTGCGGAGATCAACAACTCAATTGAAATTGCAACCTTCGGTCAACTGGCGAGGCGCTATTTGCAAGAGGCAATTCCAGAACGTCACTCCACGGCTGGCCCGTTACGGTCGATGCTGACCGGGCGCATTCTTCCCGAATGGGAAAACGTGCGCGTGGTCGATATGGCGAAGGACCCGATGGCGGTGGAACAGTGGATCAAGGGATTGCAAACCAAGCCGCGAAAGAAGGGCGAGAAACCCCGCGATCTCGCGCCCAAGAGCAAGCTGCATACCCGCGCGGTCATGCACCGGCTGTTCGAGTATGCGATGCGCTGGCGCTATCTGGACTGCCAGCGCAATCCGATGGGCCTGATCGAACTGAAAGGAACGAACCGGCGGGTTCGTCCGATCTATTTGTTGACCGCGCAGCAGTATTACGCGGTCCTCTCTCACCTTGCCCCGCATGTCCGGCTCATGACCGTACTCGCCATGAACACGGGGATGCGGGTCAGCGAGATTTTGGGACTGAAGTGGACGGATATCGATTTCGAGCGGGCGACGCTCACGATTGAACGCTCGGTTGTGGGCAAGTACGAGGATGAGACCAAAACCCTGGCCTCCGCTTCCGTGCTTCCGCTGCATGAGTTGCTGATTCAGGAACTTAGAGCCTGGCAAGCGCGGGAGAAAGACGTGAACGGTTGGCTGTTCGGCAACATCGACACGGGCCGGCCGTACCATGCCGACTCACTCCGGCAGGACCATCTGGCTCCGGCGGGGAAGAAAGCGGGTATCCCGAACCTGGGATGGCACAACTTCCGGCACACCTACCGGGCGAGGCTGGGCAGTTCCGGCGTAACGCCCGAAGTGCAGCAGAAGCTCATGCGGCACAGTTCGATTGATATGACGATGAAGTATGGGCAGAACCACATGCTCGACTCGACCCGGCCCGCGAACGCGAAGCTGATCGAGGAACTGCTAGCAGCCGGGGCGCTGTCAGATGCGCCCTTATTGCGCCCTCAGATTTTGTAA
- a CDS encoding peroxiredoxin-like family protein — translation MSSLQDQLDEITANTRKLVQAERLAVGERAVEELFATGIEERILPVGALAPEFALHDSSGRLVRSQDLLAVGPLLVNFFRGRWCPYCVTELETWRNRYGQLRERGALLVAISPETQRQSDFAVQQHGLPFPLLHDPGAKLAEQFDLVYTVPEYHQRYLKSIMVNLPFLNGEASWRLPMPATYVLGQDGRVLFAEAHADFRVRPEPEEALSPIFSE, via the coding sequence ATGAGCTCTCTACAGGATCAGCTCGACGAGATTACTGCGAACACGCGCAAGCTGGTGCAGGCGGAGCGGCTTGCAGTGGGCGAGCGAGCTGTCGAGGAGTTGTTTGCCACCGGCATTGAAGAGCGGATTCTGCCGGTAGGGGCGTTGGCGCCCGAGTTTGCGCTGCATGATTCGTCAGGGCGACTGGTGCGGAGCCAGGATCTGCTGGCGGTGGGGCCGCTGTTGGTGAATTTCTTTCGCGGGCGTTGGTGTCCTTATTGCGTGACAGAGCTGGAGACCTGGCGCAACCGGTATGGTCAGTTGCGGGAACGGGGCGCGCTGCTGGTGGCGATCAGCCCAGAGACGCAGCGGCAGTCGGATTTTGCGGTCCAGCAGCATGGGTTGCCGTTTCCGTTGCTACATGATCCGGGCGCTAAGCTGGCGGAGCAGTTTGACTTGGTTTACACGGTGCCGGAGTATCACCAGCGCTATTTGAAATCGATTATGGTGAATCTGCCGTTCTTGAATGGCGAGGCTAGCTGGCGGCTGCCGATGCCTGCCACTTATGTTCTGGGCCAGGACGGGCGGGTTCTTTTTGCCGAGGCGCACGCTGATTTTCGCGTCAGGCCGGAGCCCGAGGAGGCGCTTTCTCCAATCTTCTCGGAATAA
- the ffh gene encoding signal recognition particle protein, with product MFENLTEKLQRAFKHLRGQGVLTEENIGEALREIRVALLEADVNLNVVKDLIEQIRVKAVGTEVLTALSPTEQVIKVVHDELVALLGKDTARFKFASKPPTVILMAGLQGSGKTTTSGKLAVWLKKGGHRPLLVSVDVYRPAAREQLKVVAKSTETRIYEGDLKGEKPGSALVERLAKEAKREAMIMGCDTLIVDTAGRLGIDEELMQEMERLKKLLDPQEILFVADAMTGQDAVNSAQDFHRRLGLTGVVLTKMDGDARGGAALSIRHVTGQPIKFIGVGEKPDAFEPFHPDRITGRILGHGDMMSLLEKAEGALDRKKSEDFAKKALMGDGFSLEDFRDQLKQIKKLGSMESILKMLPSVGPFAGLQQASKNVDESQFTRLEAIINSMTKKERLNADIISGSRRKRIAAGSGTSVQDVNQLLRQYSQMSKMFKQFGKGGLAKSMMRGGMAGMMGGGPKQKFGR from the coding sequence ATGTTTGAGAATTTGACAGAGAAGCTGCAGCGCGCCTTTAAGCACCTGCGCGGCCAGGGCGTGTTGACCGAAGAGAATATTGGCGAGGCGCTGCGGGAGATTCGCGTGGCGCTGCTTGAAGCCGACGTGAACCTGAATGTGGTGAAGGATCTGATCGAGCAGATCCGCGTGAAGGCGGTTGGCACCGAAGTGCTGACGGCTCTTTCGCCGACGGAGCAGGTGATCAAGGTCGTCCACGACGAGCTGGTGGCGCTGCTGGGCAAGGATACGGCGCGGTTCAAGTTCGCTTCGAAGCCGCCGACGGTCATTTTGATGGCCGGTTTGCAGGGTTCGGGCAAGACGACGACCAGCGGCAAACTGGCGGTGTGGCTGAAGAAGGGCGGGCATAGGCCGCTGTTGGTTTCGGTGGACGTGTACCGTCCGGCGGCGCGGGAGCAGCTGAAAGTTGTCGCGAAGTCGACGGAGACGCGCATCTACGAAGGTGATCTGAAGGGCGAGAAGCCCGGATCCGCCCTGGTGGAGCGACTGGCCAAAGAGGCCAAGCGCGAAGCCATGATCATGGGTTGCGACACGCTGATTGTGGATACCGCAGGCCGGTTGGGCATCGACGAAGAGCTGATGCAGGAGATGGAGCGGCTCAAGAAACTGCTTGATCCGCAGGAAATCCTGTTCGTGGCCGACGCGATGACCGGCCAGGATGCGGTCAATTCCGCGCAGGATTTTCATCGGCGGCTGGGGCTGACCGGCGTGGTGCTAACTAAAATGGACGGCGATGCTCGTGGTGGTGCGGCGCTGTCGATTCGCCATGTGACGGGGCAGCCGATCAAGTTCATTGGCGTGGGCGAGAAGCCGGATGCCTTTGAGCCGTTCCATCCGGACCGCATCACGGGCCGCATTCTGGGCCATGGCGACATGATGAGCCTGCTGGAAAAGGCGGAAGGCGCGCTCGACCGCAAGAAGAGCGAGGACTTTGCCAAGAAGGCGCTGATGGGCGACGGCTTTTCGTTGGAGGATTTTCGCGATCAGCTGAAGCAGATCAAGAAGTTGGGCTCGATGGAGTCGATTTTGAAGATGCTGCCTTCGGTGGGGCCATTTGCCGGGTTGCAGCAGGCTTCTAAGAATGTGGATGAAAGCCAGTTCACTCGGCTGGAGGCGATCATTAATTCGATGACGAAGAAGGAGCGGCTGAACGCGGATATCATCTCCGGGTCGCGCAGGAAGCGCATTGCGGCGGGTTCGGGCACCAGCGTGCAGGATGTGAACCAGCTGCTGCGGCAGTATTCGCAGATGAGCAAGATGTTCAAGCAATTTGGCAAGGGCGGACTGGCGAAGAGCATGATGCGTGGCGGGATGGCTGGGATGATGGGCGGCGGACCGAAGCAGAAGTTCGGGAGATGA
- a CDS encoding alpha/beta hydrolase: protein MSRVFTIAITCISRALVLRDRLMGRIGSGRLSDIGDTADTSDALVSRHAIRSGKNVLDAFFVRPAAVPVQSVVLICHGIGETVEHWLPVQRLLAANGAASLVFDYSGYGRSTGSINVNQCERDAIAAFELLCDLMPGFSVSLLGYSLGSGVAAAIIGRVAAERLVLCAAFTSFREAACSIGIPKRFAFAVPHVWKAEEALRDCEVPVLIVHGERDQLFPVRMASELNAFCGWNAEVVLVPEVSHNEPFYQPDLSYWGLILSRLAIARLVEGIEQAASG, encoded by the coding sequence ATGAGCCGTGTCTTTACGATTGCGATCACGTGTATCAGCCGTGCCCTGGTCCTCCGGGACCGGCTGATGGGCAGGATCGGTTCGGGCCGATTAAGCGACATCGGCGATACCGCCGATACCTCTGATGCGCTGGTTTCCCGTCATGCGATCCGAAGCGGGAAGAACGTCCTTGACGCCTTTTTTGTGAGGCCGGCGGCCGTTCCGGTGCAGTCTGTGGTGCTGATCTGCCACGGCATCGGCGAAACTGTCGAGCACTGGTTGCCGGTGCAGCGGCTGCTTGCGGCCAATGGGGCGGCGTCGCTGGTATTCGATTACTCAGGGTATGGGCGCAGTACGGGGTCGATCAACGTGAACCAGTGCGAACGGGACGCGATTGCAGCCTTTGAGCTCTTGTGCGATCTGATGCCTGGTTTTTCGGTATCCCTGCTTGGCTATTCGCTGGGAAGCGGGGTGGCGGCTGCGATTATCGGACGGGTTGCCGCGGAGCGGCTGGTACTTTGCGCGGCTTTCACGTCTTTCCGGGAAGCGGCGTGCAGTATTGGAATTCCGAAGAGGTTTGCGTTTGCGGTGCCCCATGTCTGGAAAGCGGAGGAGGCGCTGCGCGATTGCGAGGTTCCCGTGTTGATTGTGCACGGGGAACGGGATCAGCTGTTTCCGGTGCGGATGGCCTCGGAGCTGAACGCGTTCTGCGGCTGGAACGCCGAGGTTGTCCTGGTGCCGGAGGTTTCGCACAATGAGCCCTTTTACCAGCCGGACCTGTCTTACTGGGGCCTGATACTGTCGCGGCTGGCGATCGCCAGGCTGGTGGAGGGAATAGAGCAGGCTGCTTCCGGTTAG
- a CDS encoding serine hydrolase domain-containing protein yields MRKFRLVLPCLLTVAGLSLAANAQTVDGIEPSLRAQIDRIASQVLEQRGIPSASVAVVQGGKVVYTHAYGLAHIAPDVPATPEMRYSIGSVSKQFTAAAILLLQEQGKLSLDDAVGKYVPGLTRGDEVTIRQILSHTSGYQDYWPEDYLMTPMMKPGSAQQILDTWAKKPLDFEPGTKWQYSNTNYVIAGEIVEKVSGEKLFAFLGEHIFHPLGMKSVWDSDETKLTSTDATPYVRNALGPMRLAPKEGTGWMFAAGELAMTAHDLALWDESLIAQSVLKPESYKEMFTEVKLKDGSGTEYGLGVGVKKRDGHRSIEHSGEVTGFVSDNEVLVDDGVAVAVLTNHMAGGAEEIAQLVASTVAGSGKQSDSEKQALAIYRDLQQGKIDRSLLSPNLNDYFSEQTIADFKNSLGPLGEPLTFKQAAEELRGGMTLHVFRIVYPGKRLTLTTYTYPDGKLEQYLVEPGN; encoded by the coding sequence ATGAGGAAGTTTCGCTTGGTATTGCCTTGCCTGCTGACGGTTGCGGGATTGTCACTGGCTGCAAACGCGCAGACAGTGGACGGCATTGAGCCGTCTCTGCGTGCGCAGATCGATCGGATTGCCAGCCAGGTGCTGGAGCAGCGCGGCATTCCGTCGGCGTCTGTTGCGGTGGTGCAAGGCGGCAAGGTGGTTTATACACATGCTTATGGGCTGGCACATATTGCGCCGGATGTGCCTGCGACGCCGGAGATGCGGTACTCGATCGGGTCGGTTTCTAAGCAGTTTACGGCGGCGGCCATTTTGCTTCTTCAGGAGCAGGGCAAGCTTTCGCTGGATGACGCGGTGGGCAAGTATGTTCCGGGGCTCACGCGGGGTGATGAGGTGACGATACGGCAGATTCTCAGCCATACCTCGGGGTATCAGGATTACTGGCCGGAGGATTACTTGATGACCCCGATGATGAAGCCGGGGTCGGCGCAGCAGATTCTGGATACCTGGGCGAAGAAGCCGTTGGACTTTGAGCCGGGGACGAAGTGGCAGTATTCGAATACGAACTACGTGATCGCTGGGGAGATTGTTGAAAAGGTGAGCGGAGAAAAGCTCTTTGCCTTCCTGGGCGAGCATATCTTCCATCCCCTTGGCATGAAGTCGGTGTGGGATTCCGATGAGACGAAGCTTACCTCGACGGATGCGACTCCTTATGTCCGGAATGCTCTCGGTCCTATGCGGCTGGCTCCCAAGGAGGGGACCGGGTGGATGTTTGCGGCAGGGGAGCTGGCGATGACCGCGCATGATCTGGCGCTATGGGATGAGAGCCTGATTGCACAAAGTGTGCTCAAGCCGGAGAGTTACAAGGAGATGTTCACCGAGGTGAAGCTCAAGGATGGAAGTGGCACGGAGTATGGGCTGGGCGTGGGTGTGAAGAAGCGGGACGGCCATCGCTCCATTGAGCACAGCGGCGAGGTGACGGGGTTTGTTTCGGACAATGAAGTACTGGTAGACGACGGCGTGGCGGTTGCTGTGCTCACCAACCATATGGCCGGTGGGGCGGAGGAGATTGCGCAACTGGTTGCCTCGACAGTTGCCGGGAGTGGAAAACAGTCCGACAGCGAGAAGCAGGCGCTGGCCATCTATCGCGATTTGCAACAGGGAAAGATTGACCGCAGTCTGCTGTCTCCGAATTTGAATGACTACTTTTCGGAGCAGACGATTGCGGACTTCAAGAACAGCCTTGGGCCGCTGGGAGAGCCGCTGACATTCAAGCAAGCCGCTGAGGAGTTGCGCGGCGGGATGACGCTCCACGTTTTCCGTATCGTTTATCCGGGCAAGCGGCTGACTCTGACCACTTACACGTATCCGGACGGGAAACTGGAGCAGTATCTGGTTGAGCCGGGAAATTGA
- a CDS encoding carbonic anhydrase, whose product MTQINEKDKLGKLIEGHKRFHRDIFPGKRQQFHLLAEMQAPEWLFITCSDSRIVPDLILQTGPGDLFLSRSIGNVVPVSGNDVDGVTATIEYAVEVLKVKHIILCGHSDCGALKAALNRKGLEKLPKASRWLHHVEGAFTHRQPLNPADGEHAELASIIRGNVVAQLINLRAQPSVDRALVNGQIEVHGWYYDILTGQIEQYDEQQRKFLPLLA is encoded by the coding sequence ATGACGCAGATCAATGAGAAGGACAAGTTGGGCAAGCTCATCGAAGGTCACAAGCGCTTTCACCGCGATATCTTTCCTGGCAAACGCCAGCAGTTCCACCTGCTAGCCGAGATGCAGGCCCCCGAGTGGCTCTTCATCACCTGTTCTGACTCCCGCATCGTTCCCGACCTCATCCTCCAGACCGGCCCCGGCGACCTTTTTCTCTCCCGCAGCATCGGCAACGTAGTTCCCGTCAGCGGCAACGACGTCGACGGCGTCACCGCCACCATCGAATACGCCGTGGAAGTCCTGAAAGTAAAGCACATCATTCTCTGCGGCCACTCCGACTGCGGTGCCCTCAAAGCCGCATTAAACCGAAAAGGGCTGGAAAAGCTCCCCAAAGCCAGCCGCTGGTTGCACCATGTCGAGGGAGCCTTCACCCATCGCCAGCCGCTCAATCCAGCCGACGGCGAACACGCCGAACTAGCCTCGATCATCCGCGGCAATGTAGTAGCCCAGCTCATCAACCTCCGCGCCCAACCATCCGTCGACCGCGCTCTGGTCAACGGCCAAATCGAAGTCCACGGCTGGTACTACGACATCCTCACCGGCCAAATCGAGCAATACGACGAGCAGCAACGCAAATTCCTGCCGTTGCTGGCATAA
- the dnaK gene encoding molecular chaperone DnaK, with protein MAKIIGIDLGTTNSCVAVLEGGEPKVIANEEGARTTPSIVAFSKSGERLVGQVAKRQAITNPENTIFSIKRFMGRRYNEVNDEMKMVPYKVEQQGDHIVVVAQGKPYTAPEISAMILQKLKKAAEAYLGETVTEAVITVPAYFNDAQRQATKDAGKIAGLDVKRIVNEPTAAALAYGLDKKKDETIAVYDFGGGTFDISILEVGEGVIEVKSTNGDTHLGGDNLDQRIVEWLIAEFKAEEGLDLSSKGNEMALQRLKDAAEKAKIELSTTIETEINLPFITADATGPKHLVRKLTRAKLEQLVEDLLQRSLEPTKKALADAGITAAKIDEVVLVGGQTRMPRIQELVKQLFGKEPHRGVNPDEVVAVGAAVQAGVLAGDVKDLLLLDVTPLTLAIETLGGVATPMIPRNTTIPTKKSETFSTAADSQTEVEVHVLQGERPMAAQNRTLGKFKLSGIPPAQRGVPQIEVTFDIDANGILNVTAKDQATGKDQRITITSSSGLSKEEVDRMAKEAEAHAAEDKEQREQIEARNGLDSLIYNIDKMLKEAGDKVQGAERSEVESALAEARKTLEGTSSAAEMKAAQEKLTAASHKMAEVLYKANAAAGPTPADGQPAAAEPHTEAKKDEGVIDAEYVDVEEKK; from the coding sequence ATGGCAAAAATTATCGGCATTGATCTCGGCACCACCAACTCCTGCGTCGCCGTCCTCGAAGGCGGCGAGCCCAAAGTCATCGCCAACGAAGAGGGTGCGCGCACCACCCCCTCCATCGTGGCTTTCTCTAAGAGCGGCGAACGCCTCGTCGGCCAGGTCGCCAAGCGCCAGGCTATCACCAACCCCGAAAACACCATCTTCTCTATCAAGCGCTTCATGGGCCGTCGCTACAACGAAGTCAACGACGAAATGAAGATGGTCCCCTACAAGGTTGAGCAGCAGGGCGACCACATCGTCGTCGTCGCGCAGGGCAAGCCCTACACCGCTCCCGAAATCTCCGCAATGATCCTTCAGAAGCTCAAGAAGGCCGCCGAAGCCTACCTCGGCGAAACCGTCACGGAAGCGGTCATCACCGTCCCGGCCTACTTCAACGACGCCCAGCGCCAGGCCACCAAGGACGCAGGCAAGATCGCCGGTCTCGACGTCAAGCGCATCGTCAACGAGCCTACGGCAGCCGCGCTGGCCTACGGCCTCGACAAAAAGAAGGATGAAACCATCGCCGTCTACGACTTCGGCGGCGGTACATTCGACATTTCCATCCTCGAAGTCGGCGAAGGCGTCATCGAAGTCAAGTCCACCAACGGCGACACCCACCTGGGCGGCGACAACCTCGACCAGCGCATTGTCGAGTGGCTCATCGCAGAATTCAAAGCCGAAGAAGGCCTCGACCTCAGCTCCAAAGGCAACGAAATGGCCCTCCAGCGCCTCAAGGACGCGGCAGAAAAGGCCAAGATCGAGCTCTCGACCACCATCGAGACTGAGATCAACCTGCCCTTCATCACCGCCGACGCCACCGGACCGAAGCACCTCGTCCGCAAGCTGACCCGCGCCAAGCTCGAACAGCTCGTCGAAGACCTCCTCCAGCGCTCCCTTGAGCCCACCAAGAAGGCTCTCGCCGATGCCGGCATCACCGCCGCCAAGATCGACGAAGTCGTCCTGGTCGGCGGCCAGACAAGAATGCCGCGAATTCAAGAGCTTGTGAAGCAGCTCTTCGGCAAAGAGCCCCATCGCGGCGTCAACCCCGACGAAGTCGTCGCCGTCGGCGCTGCCGTCCAGGCTGGCGTTCTCGCAGGCGACGTAAAGGACCTGCTGCTCCTCGACGTGACCCCGCTCACCCTGGCCATCGAAACCCTCGGTGGAGTCGCCACGCCGATGATCCCACGCAACACCACCATCCCGACCAAGAAGTCGGAGACCTTCTCGACCGCGGCCGATTCGCAGACCGAAGTCGAAGTCCACGTCCTCCAGGGCGAGCGCCCCATGGCCGCGCAAAACCGCACTCTCGGCAAGTTCAAGCTCTCCGGAATCCCTCCGGCGCAGCGCGGCGTGCCGCAGATCGAGGTCACCTTCGACATCGACGCCAACGGCATCCTCAACGTCACCGCCAAGGACCAGGCCACCGGCAAGGACCAGCGCATCACCATCACCTCCAGCTCAGGCCTGAGCAAAGAGGAAGTGGACCGCATGGCCAAAGAAGCCGAAGCCCACGCCGCCGAGGACAAGGAGCAGCGTGAGCAGATCGAAGCCCGCAACGGCCTCGACTCGCTGATCTACAACATCGATAAGATGCTGAAGGAAGCCGGCGACAAGGTCCAGGGCGCTGAGCGCAGCGAAGTCGAATCCGCCCTAGCCGAAGCCCGCAAGACTCTCGAAGGCACCTCGTCCGCCGCTGAAATGAAGGCCGCCCAGGAGAAGCTGACCGCAGCCAGCCACAAGATGGCCGAGGTCCTCTACAAGGCCAACGCCGCTGCTGGACCAACCCCGGCAGACGGCCAGCCCGCAGCAGCCGAACCGCACACCGAAGCCAAGAAAGACGAAGGCGTAATAGACGCCGAGTACGTCGACGTAGAAGAGAAGAAGTAA
- a CDS encoding helix-turn-helix domain-containing protein yields the protein MTKLSSEERKARDAAFAELLDSMNPVSALRKEMVSARVRAGLSQRELARRMGTTQSTIARLEVGGRSPSIKTLQRLAKVTRSRLVVRLNQIED from the coding sequence ATGACAAAACTAAGTTCTGAAGAGCGGAAGGCGCGGGATGCTGCCTTTGCCGAGCTACTTGATTCCATGAACCCGGTGTCTGCTTTACGAAAAGAGATGGTTTCGGCGCGGGTGCGAGCCGGGCTTTCCCAGCGGGAGCTGGCGCGACGGATGGGGACAACGCAATCTACGATTGCGCGATTGGAAGTTGGAGGACGTTCGCCAAGCATCAAGACTCTGCAGCGGCTAGCGAAAGTTACGAGAAGCCGGCTCGTTGTGCGCCTGAATCAGATCGAAGATTAG
- a CDS encoding chitobiase/beta-hexosaminidase C-terminal domain-containing protein: MWKSGSNSIAKTCIQITGTAFCGEPGVYDTLGAPAAGDTPGGREWATGWADPSGHLWLFGGWGFDSAGTLGFLNDLWEFDPSTNEWTWMGGSSTVPSLFDGESGVYGTLGTPAPTNYPGSRYETASWTDSSGNLWMFGGIGYNATGVNCYLNDLWKFDITTHEWAWKSGNSSGESPTWGLAGIYGTLGVPDASNNPGSRQAPKSWTDANGNLWLFGGYAFDIGQNPSLINDVWEFNPVTSEWAWMGGYDESGVIGTYGTLGVTSASNIPGPRTSGVTWTDRLGNLWLFGGSGSGAALAAGALNDLWKFNPTTNEWAWEGGSSGVEAAGVYGTPGTVSASNVPGSRAGAFNWTDKDGNPWLFGGSGYDADGINGEPNDLWEYGLAATPPLAAAPTFGVQSGSYTSVLSVALSDTTNGATIYYTTDGTTPTTSSSVYAGMITVSSTETIAAIAASSGFSNSVISTATYSFATPPATAATPEISLASGTYTAEQTVSISDTAPGAIIYYTVDGSIPTAKSTAYSCSITVSAIETLQAIAVAPGDFNSSVAVANYVINLPVPSFGLSASAASLAVSSGGSGTLTLTATPENGFNAAISFLCSGLPSGVICSFSPSSITPSGGAASTQLTITSSNQLASRNSTDRLPQSRPLALGLALCFFALRWKRKLRVRPLAILIVFGLGFLSSCGGGASQAASNPTPTPINATVTIIATSNSLQEQATIKLTVN, translated from the coding sequence GTGTGGAAGAGCGGAAGCAATTCGATCGCCAAGACCTGTATCCAGATCACTGGAACGGCTTTTTGTGGCGAGCCTGGGGTCTATGACACGTTAGGAGCGCCAGCTGCTGGCGATACTCCTGGAGGACGTGAGTGGGCGACAGGTTGGGCCGATCCTAGTGGCCATCTATGGCTCTTTGGCGGCTGGGGATTTGACTCCGCAGGAACGCTTGGATTCCTCAACGACCTGTGGGAGTTTGATCCGTCAACGAATGAATGGACCTGGATGGGCGGAAGCAGTACCGTGCCGTCCCTATTTGATGGCGAATCGGGAGTGTATGGAACGTTGGGGACGCCCGCTCCAACAAACTATCCGGGATCGCGTTATGAAACAGCAAGTTGGACAGACAGCAGTGGCAATCTATGGATGTTTGGAGGTATCGGTTACAACGCAACCGGCGTTAACTGCTATCTGAATGATCTATGGAAGTTTGACATTACAACGCATGAATGGGCATGGAAGAGCGGTAATAGCTCAGGTGAAAGTCCAACATGGGGGCTGGCGGGTATTTATGGCACTTTGGGCGTCCCGGACGCCAGCAATAATCCCGGCTCTCGTCAGGCTCCAAAGAGTTGGACAGACGCCAACGGAAACCTTTGGCTGTTTGGAGGATATGCTTTCGATATCGGCCAAAACCCAAGTTTGATTAACGATGTATGGGAGTTCAATCCGGTAACCAGTGAATGGGCATGGATGGGCGGGTATGACGAATCTGGCGTGATCGGAACTTATGGCACGTTGGGAGTGACATCAGCCAGCAACATACCGGGCCCTCGCACCAGCGGCGTGACATGGACCGACAGACTCGGGAATCTTTGGCTTTTCGGAGGGTCAGGTTCTGGGGCCGCGCTTGCGGCCGGGGCGCTGAACGACTTATGGAAATTCAATCCAACAACCAACGAATGGGCGTGGGAGGGCGGTAGCAGCGGCGTTGAAGCGGCCGGAGTTTACGGAACTCCAGGAACTGTCTCAGCCTCCAATGTGCCTGGCAGTCGCGCAGGTGCTTTTAATTGGACAGATAAAGATGGAAACCCGTGGCTTTTTGGCGGCTCAGGGTACGATGCCGACGGCATCAATGGCGAACCCAATGACCTGTGGGAATATGGGCTGGCGGCCACCCCGCCGCTGGCTGCAGCCCCGACCTTTGGTGTCCAATCGGGAAGTTACACGTCCGTGCTATCGGTGGCGTTATCGGACACCACGAACGGTGCCACCATCTATTACACGACTGACGGGACGACGCCGACGACGAGTTCATCGGTATATGCCGGAATGATTACAGTTTCGTCGACTGAAACCATTGCTGCGATTGCAGCCTCCAGCGGTTTCAGCAATAGTGTTATCTCAACCGCAACTTACAGCTTTGCCACACCTCCGGCTACGGCAGCGACGCCAGAGATCAGCCTTGCGTCTGGAACCTATACTGCAGAGCAGACAGTTTCAATCAGTGACACGGCACCGGGCGCTATCATCTATTACACCGTCGATGGAAGTATTCCAACGGCCAAGTCGACAGCCTACTCCTGTTCGATCACGGTTTCCGCTATTGAAACCCTTCAAGCTATCGCCGTGGCACCTGGCGACTTTAACAGCAGCGTCGCGGTGGCCAACTACGTAATCAATCTGCCGGTGCCGAGCTTCGGCCTTTCTGCTTCGGCAGCATCGCTCGCGGTTTCATCTGGCGGATCAGGGACGTTAACTTTGACGGCGACACCAGAAAACGGATTCAATGCCGCCATAAGCTTCTTGTGCTCAGGATTGCCAAGCGGCGTGATATGCAGCTTCAGTCCATCCAGCATAACGCCGTCCGGTGGGGCGGCTAGTACACAGTTGACGATCACGAGTTCCAACCAGCTTGCTTCTCGAAATTCTACAGATCGATTACCGCAGTCAAGACCTCTGGCGTTAGGGTTGGCTTTATGCTTCTTCGCGTTGAGATGGAAACGCAAGTTGCGGGTGCGGCCGTTGGCAATCTTGATTGTTTTTGGTCTTGGGTTCTTATCTAGTTGCGGCGGAGGCGCCTCGCAGGCTGCTTCCAATCCCACACCAACGCCCATTAATGCAACCGTGACCATTATTGCTACTTCCAATTCTCTGCAAGAGCAAGCCACTATCAAGTTAACGGTGAATTAG